The Choristoneura fumiferana chromosome 11, NRCan_CFum_1, whole genome shotgun sequence genome includes a region encoding these proteins:
- the LOC141432702 gene encoding uncharacterized protein: MMPKASSKFLLHIRLTLKNESRIEKFFQYFRHEKLKTALKWLPKCPLSVIEDAVEKHASEISPNILKRLCERSSTVLEIFVKSHNGYKTKELKAAMILLRSDPEKYLDALNTIQRNFWPEFGKKKTEIVMKKCPNRFIDNFEKFMYNIDLDTFAKYLKKEDIKSFILKQLENKETKFYFNHDRILNFIKYMPKESKFEFTKQFIERKHQILENDCYVAQMSFNYCSGDFGGRGASNFSVYRWYKYAPFGVAFPDLKKMIRTESNPDERNAMLLVLVTTARRNLANIHSLLQYYRDRHINEPFRFKVQFINDLLHKSDTHLYDDKMWAILDEIFRSMEVYIESENNVQTCLKSIIVHKVIRDQAVPEIVEQKFNFDSLNSLKRKLNDEQKDKVFTYLYNLFLNKLNSRDISNHVELAEYVELFQQGLYLLKDWKKDLVDFPVLIDKIKYCAKIKKEKGWITSLTPLYDTKKSWRKNIFDESLVLSPSQIVCMNALKHDPELLVRNKDEVEALRFNDAISMKQVLRKLRVYWPQTMANEWLSSYRERLVKTSGHKAAVRGICSLLTQQQLIEFLKKYEPHETKINWADTDELELSICKNIAQSMHIARPQIKPEAVLAYAKGDYVQFTQPSLNAILHNIQSSRSREYVLNLLNNITSLQKHGIYLAFTKLSPTEMKQIFLDVWKSNKNSSVRAALFQSTHELLCREQDEALIAELWELMQIFMDSLTAEENKTIFNTFGKLARVHHSIKSTYCMKSYRFLKSLPPKADCKNIIGKMKEEMNNIIEELDSDFVADIILEFVDQIILKKSYGNSHRHDMQLLVSYLLSADDDHSQHQRFEKALVPLMEKSIASWDKVNERSCYVRQNFESVLDHMYRSTIDFAFKRNKVKPVALYSNILAKLEASLPVTQNYLLFKQLQLTIAFIDKLCKNTSDSETTQDWDSNAEKQYIAITSDFGEVVARYLKEDTNLYGMSVYRIFSRALDQLLDVYVGEKVKVNYLKNWLGDEAFVAMYLLVIMLMDNYYDDYEPNEDIIQVHKMLVAHPVPEVQIHYYNKFGDNPMLS; encoded by the coding sequence ATGATGCCGAAAGCGAGCAGCAAATTCCTACTTCATATAAGACTAACTTTGAAAAACGAATCAAGGATTGAAAAGTTTTTCCAATACTTTAGACATGAGAAGCTTAAGACAGCTCTTAAATGGCTCCCAAAGTGTCCCTTGAGTGTTATTGAAGACGCTGTGGAAAAACACGCTAGTGAGATTTCTCCGAATATTCTAAAACGCTTGTGCGAAAGATCAAGTACAGTCCTCGAAATCTTCGTAAAGTCGCATAACGGCTACAAGACAAAAGAGTTAAAAGCCGCAATGATTTTACTGCGCAGCGACCCTGAAAAATATCTAGACGCATTAAATACAATCCAACGGAATTTTTGGCCTGAGTTCGGAAAAAAGAAAACTGAAATCGTTATGAAAAAGTGCCCTAACAGGTTTAttgataattttgaaaaattcatgTACAATATTGATTTAGAcacgtttgcaaaatatttaaagaaagaagatatcaaaagttttattttaaaacagttggagaataaagaaacaaaattttattttaatcatgacagaatacttaattttattaagtacatgCCTAAAGAAAGTAAATTCGAATTTACGAAGCAATTTATTGAAAGAAAGCATCAAATACTAGAAAATGATTGCTATGTAGCACAAATGAGTTTCAATTATTGTAGTGGCGATTTTGGTGGTCGTGGTGCCAGCAACTTCAGTGTTTATCGCTGGTATAAATATGCTCCATTCGGCGTCGCATTCCCAGATTTAAAGAAAATGATTCGAACAGAATCAAATCCAGATGAAAGAAACGCTATGTTGTTGGTTCTAGTCACTACGGCACGACGAAATTTAGCAAACATTCATTCGTTGTTGCAGTATTACCGTGATAGACACATCAATGAGCCATTTAGATTCAAAGTACAGTTTATAAATGATTTGCTTCATAAATCTGATACTCATCTTTACGATGACAAAATGTGGGCTATTTTGGATGAAATATTCCGCAGTATGGAAGTATATATAGAGTCTGAGAACAACGTCCAGACGTGCCTAAAATctattattgtacataaagtcaTACGTGATCAAGCAGTACCCGAAATCGTagaacaaaaatttaattttgactcattaaattcattaaaaagaaaattaaatgatgaacaaaaagataaagtatttacatacttgTATAACCTTTTCTTGAACAAATTAAACAGTCGCGATATTTCTAATCATGTAGAACTTGCAGAATATGTAGAGCTATTTCAGCAAGGactatatttattaaaagattGGAAAAAGGACCTTGTTGATTTTCCGGTTTTGATCGACAAAATCAAGTACTGTGCTAAGATCAAGAAAGAAAAGGGATGGATCACGTCCTTGACACCTTTGTATGATACTAAAAAATCATggaggaaaaatatttttgatgaatcACTCGTTCTATCTCCCTCCCAAATTGTTTGCATGAATGCGTTGAAACACGATCCAGAGCTTTTGGTGCGCAACAAAGATGAAGTAGAAGCGCTACGCTTCAACGATGCTATTTCAATGAAACAAGTTCTGCGCAAACTGCGAGTCTACTGGCCGCAGACCATGGCTAATGAGTGGCTGTCATCGTACCGCGAACGACTCGTCAAGACCAGCGGACACAAAGCGGCCGTCCGTGGTATCTGTTCTCTCCTAACTCAACAGCAATTGATTGAATTCTTAAAGAAATACGAACCCCACGAAACCAAGATTAACTGGGCTGATACTGATGAACTCGAGTTGAGCATTTGTAAGAACATAGCTCAAAGTATGCATATCGCTCGTCCTCAAATCAAACCAGAAGCTGTCCTGGCGTACGCTAAAGGTGACTACGTACAATTTACTCAGCCTTCTTTGAACGCTATCTTACACAACATACAATCAAGTCGCAGCCGAGAGTACGTTCTTAATCTTCTTAATAACATAACATCTTTACAAAAGCACGGCATTTATCTTGCATTTACTAAACTGTCACCAACTGaaatgaaacaaatatttttagacGTTTGGAAGTCTAACAAAAACTCGTCAGTTCGCGCCGCTCTTTTTCAGAGCACTCATGAATTATTATGTAGAGAACAAGATGAAGCGCTCATTGCAGAGCTTTGGGAATTAATGCAAATATTTATGGATAGTTTGACAGcggaagaaaacaaaacaatatttaacaCATTCGGTAAATTGGCTAGAGTACATCACAGTATAAAATCAACGTATTGTATGAAGAGCTACAGGTTCCTGAAATCCCTGCCGCCGAAAGCagattgtaaaaatattattggaaAAATGAAAGAAGAAATGAATAACATTATTGAAGAACTTGATTCGGACTTTGTCGCGGATATAATCTTAGAATTTGTGgatcaaattattttaaagaagAGTTATGGAAACTCACACAGGCATGACATGCAATTACTTGTTTCTTATTTACTTAGTGCTGACGATGATCATAGTCAACATCAAAGATTTGAGAAAGCATTAGTGCCTTTAATGGAAAAGTCAATTGCGTCATGGGATAAAGTAAATGAACGTTCTTGTTATGTAAGGCAAAACTTTGAAAGTGTTCTCGATCACATGTATCGTTCTACCATAGACTTCgcatttaaaagaaataaagtaaAGCCAGTCGCGCTGTACAGTAATATTTTAGCAAAACTTGAAGCTTCTTTACCAGTCACACAAAATTACCTCTTGTTTAAACAGTTGCAACTTACTATTGCGTTTATAGATAAATTATGCAAGAATACCTCGGATTCTGAAACTACCCAAGACTGGGACTCAAATGCAGAAAAGCAGTACATAGCCATCACATCCGATTTCGGAGAAGTAGTGGCTCGATATTTGAAAGAGGATACTAATTTATATGGTATGTCTGTGTACAGAATATTTAGCAGGGCCCTGGATCAATTGCTTGACGTATATGTTGgtgaaaaagtaaaagtaaattatttaaaaaattggctCGGTGACGAGGCATTTGTTGCAATGTATTTGTTGGTGATCATGCTTATGGATAATTACTATGATGATTATGAACCGAACGAAGATATTATACAAGTTCATAAGATGTTAGTAGCTCATCCTGTACCAGAAGTACAGATACATTACTACAACAAATTTGGCGATAATCCTATGCTTTCCTAA